In a single window of the Pseudogemmatithrix spongiicola genome:
- a CDS encoding glycine--tRNA ligase — protein MRPDVLETLVSLAKRRGFIFQSSEIYGGTGSVWDYGPLGVELKNNVKARWWNAMVRERDDVEGLDAAILMHPKVWEASGHVSGFSDPLVDCKACKARFRADKLADAQCPRKPSKKPGEHTDCQLTEPRQFNLMFKTFMGPVEDSAAVVYLRPETAQGIFVNFLNVQQATRQKVPFGIAQIGKAFRNEITPGNFTFRTREFEQMEMQFFVEPGTDMEHFERWKQARLDWHLALGLDRDRLEFHQHGEKELAHYARAAFDINFDFGGSLGFQEIEGVHNRSDFDLTQHQQFSTKKLEYVDQAANKRYVPYVIETSVGADRVTLAIMVNALREEAVPGEQEGRTVMGFHPALAPIKAGVFPLTKKDGQPEMAERLAAALRKKFNVFYDEAGAIGRRYRRQDEAGTPFGITIDGDSTANNDVTIRFRDNMGQIRVGADKVVEVIAKYLEADHKTADSALVG, from the coding sequence ATGCGTCCCGACGTCCTCGAAACGCTCGTCTCGCTGGCCAAGCGCCGCGGCTTCATCTTCCAGTCCTCCGAGATCTACGGCGGCACGGGCTCGGTGTGGGATTATGGCCCGCTCGGCGTCGAGCTCAAGAACAACGTGAAGGCGCGCTGGTGGAATGCGATGGTGCGTGAGCGCGATGACGTCGAGGGCCTCGACGCCGCGATCCTCATGCACCCGAAGGTCTGGGAAGCGTCCGGTCACGTGAGCGGCTTCTCCGACCCGCTGGTGGACTGCAAGGCCTGCAAGGCGCGCTTTCGCGCCGACAAGCTCGCCGATGCCCAGTGCCCGCGGAAGCCGAGCAAGAAGCCGGGCGAGCACACGGATTGTCAGCTCACGGAGCCCCGGCAGTTCAACCTGATGTTCAAGACGTTCATGGGCCCCGTCGAGGACTCGGCGGCCGTCGTGTACCTGCGTCCCGAGACGGCGCAGGGCATCTTCGTGAACTTCCTGAATGTGCAGCAGGCGACGCGGCAGAAGGTGCCCTTCGGCATCGCGCAGATCGGCAAGGCGTTCCGCAACGAGATCACGCCGGGCAACTTCACGTTCCGCACGCGCGAGTTCGAGCAGATGGAGATGCAGTTCTTCGTCGAGCCGGGCACGGACATGGAGCACTTCGAGCGCTGGAAGCAGGCGCGCCTCGATTGGCACCTGGCGCTGGGCCTCGACCGCGACCGCCTCGAGTTCCACCAGCACGGCGAGAAGGAGCTGGCGCACTACGCGCGTGCGGCCTTCGACATCAACTTCGACTTCGGCGGCTCGCTGGGCTTCCAGGAGATCGAGGGCGTGCACAACCGCAGCGACTTCGACCTCACGCAGCACCAGCAGTTCTCCACGAAGAAGCTCGAGTACGTCGATCAGGCGGCGAACAAGCGGTATGTGCCGTACGTGATCGAGACGTCGGTGGGCGCGGACCGCGTGACGCTGGCCATCATGGTGAACGCGCTGCGCGAAGAGGCCGTCCCCGGCGAGCAGGAAGGACGCACGGTGATGGGCTTCCACCCGGCGCTGGCGCCCATCAAGGCCGGCGTCTTCCCGCTGACCAAGAAGGACGGCCAGCCGGAGATGGCGGAGAGGCTCGCCGCGGCGCTGCGCAAGAAGTTCAACGTGTTCTACGACGAGGCGGGCGCCATCGGGCGTCGCTATCGCCGGCAGGACGAGGCAGGCACGCCGTTCGGCATCACCATCGACGGGGACTCCACCGCGAACAACGACGTGACGATCCGCTTCCGCGACAACATGGGGCAGATCCGCGTCGGGGCGGACAAGGTCGTGGAAGTGATCGCGAAGTATCTCGAGGCCGATCACAAGACGGCCGACTCGGCATTGGTCGGCTGA
- a CDS encoding DUF4384 domain-containing protein has product MPTAERRGCALSRCLHRVLFTAAASTAVLSLACSSPPAARPAPAAAPAADPWPASSGQPRSASCGPTLEQEWQRIRLARFVPADRSRAQMEQVLLSEARVLAVQQAVGITIATTTSRAQYEAMANGESREYRDHFFELYSQDAAGVIVEERHRAARPHADSITVFYEARVACDAGTEAAGLTASVSTDQLVYREGDGIRITAEASDATRLYLFSVLQDGSAWLIFPNQADSSNRLAPGTRRSIPRPGANYELKAQLEPRFGAAQSELLFAIFYTGDGPAPFRAQDAFTAKFSLEQINRVLLRIPRAERSRAVAGYEIRAR; this is encoded by the coding sequence GTGCCGACCGCTGAGCGGCGCGGCTGCGCCTTGTCGCGCTGCCTGCATCGGGTGCTCTTCACGGCCGCTGCTTCGACGGCGGTCCTGAGCCTCGCCTGCTCGTCGCCGCCTGCTGCGCGCCCCGCGCCCGCGGCGGCGCCCGCTGCGGATCCCTGGCCCGCGTCCTCCGGGCAACCGCGAAGCGCGAGCTGCGGGCCGACCCTCGAACAGGAGTGGCAGCGCATCCGGCTCGCCCGCTTCGTGCCGGCGGACCGCTCCCGCGCGCAGATGGAGCAGGTGCTGCTCAGCGAGGCTCGCGTGCTGGCGGTGCAGCAGGCTGTCGGCATCACGATCGCGACGACGACCTCGCGGGCGCAGTACGAGGCGATGGCGAACGGCGAGAGCCGCGAGTACCGGGACCATTTCTTCGAGCTCTACTCGCAGGACGCCGCCGGCGTCATCGTGGAGGAACGGCATCGTGCGGCGCGGCCGCACGCGGATTCGATCACGGTGTTCTACGAGGCCCGCGTCGCCTGCGACGCGGGCACGGAGGCTGCCGGCCTCACGGCGTCGGTGAGCACGGACCAGCTGGTGTACCGAGAGGGTGATGGCATCCGCATCACGGCGGAGGCGTCCGACGCCACGCGACTCTACCTGTTCTCGGTGCTGCAGGATGGGTCGGCGTGGCTGATCTTCCCCAACCAAGCGGATTCGTCGAATCGGCTCGCGCCGGGGACGCGACGGTCCATCCCGAGGCCGGGCGCCAACTACGAACTCAAGGCGCAACTCGAGCCGCGCTTCGGCGCCGCGCAATCCGAACTCCTCTTCGCCATCTTCTACACCGGCGATGGTCCGGCGCCGTTCCGGGCCCAGGATGCGTTTACGGCGAAGTTCTCGCTGGAGCAGATCAATCGGGTTCTGCTCCGCATCCCGCGCGCCGAGCGCAGCCGCGCGGTGGCAGGCTACGAGATTCGCGCGCGATAG
- a CDS encoding aminotransferase class IV, producing the protein MATVYLNGKFVPKGEAMISVEDRGFVFGDGIYEVVRAIGGRLFEWPAHAERLAYGLRELRIDATGTDALGDVCLQLLRDNALTEGEATLYLQVSRGAAPRTHYFPPAGTANTVYASASRFVPNMEMRNKGVKAITYPDQRWARCDIKTVNLLGPVLARQAAVEQGAYEAILHRDGMVTEGAATTCFAVIDGVLRTTPLSNYLLPSITRAVLMEIIRGAGIRCEERAYTLMDLRKASEIFVCGTTTDVQPVVTLDGQPVGDGAPGPTTVAIRELFAKRLYGR; encoded by the coding sequence ATGGCGACGGTGTACCTGAACGGCAAGTTCGTCCCGAAGGGCGAAGCGATGATTTCGGTGGAGGATCGCGGGTTCGTCTTCGGCGATGGCATCTACGAGGTGGTGCGTGCCATCGGCGGCCGACTCTTCGAGTGGCCGGCGCACGCCGAGCGCCTCGCCTATGGGCTGCGCGAGTTGCGCATCGATGCGACGGGCACGGACGCGCTTGGCGACGTCTGCCTGCAGTTGCTGCGCGACAATGCGCTCACCGAGGGCGAGGCCACGCTGTACCTCCAGGTGAGCCGCGGCGCCGCGCCGCGCACGCACTACTTCCCGCCCGCGGGCACCGCGAACACGGTCTATGCCTCGGCGTCGCGCTTCGTACCGAACATGGAGATGCGCAACAAAGGCGTGAAGGCGATCACGTATCCCGACCAGCGCTGGGCCCGCTGCGACATCAAGACCGTGAACCTGCTCGGGCCCGTGCTGGCGCGACAGGCCGCGGTGGAGCAGGGCGCGTACGAGGCGATCCTGCACCGCGATGGCATGGTCACGGAAGGTGCCGCGACCACCTGCTTCGCGGTGATCGATGGCGTGCTGCGCACCACGCCGCTCTCGAACTACCTGCTGCCGTCCATCACCCGCGCGGTGTTGATGGAGATCATCCGCGGAGCGGGGATCCGCTGCGAGGAGCGTGCATACACCCTGATGGACCTGCGGAAGGCAAGCGAGATCTTCGTCTGCGGCACGACGACGGACGTGCAACCGGTCGTGACGCTCGATGGGCAGCCGGTGGGCGATGGAGCGCCGGGACCGACGACGGTGGCGATCCGCGAGCTGTTTGCCAAGCGGCTATACGGCCGCTGA
- a CDS encoding AAA family ATPase — MPTSADLPVHLKSFGAPQLERLEDGVAHAVLRGGKPLALLIYLSTLDGRPDTREHLADLLWGDESPDRSRASLRQAVYALKQALGDEILRSDREFLSVDIERLPSDRHAFLAASRRSDFDAMLAAYGGAFCDGLPIGGAVEFERWMRAERLRLERLLLDQAAGVIPARLAAGESEAALHVARELDRLFPDRSEVVVQLFDALVSTGNRMEAIERLSAHGARLASQEMSLPPPLAERIARARRAAADPAHVPAGPAMALATVGQQLVGREPLLGELSRMAEKSRAGAVQRVLLYGPAGVGKTRVLDELEARLRLRGARVVRVSVQPAMQDVRFAALVDLVRALCALPGALGITELSATQLIGIVPELRERFPGATIARAVRSDADRRRALQDALADLLASVSEERLVVVMVDNLHHADEESLLVIGGTRPIATSRLLQLWTSRNSTDTAVGTDLSVIEVLPFGVDDIRALLSAVATLPEIPWADDLVVALERRSRGVPQLVLAMVRSLGAARLLHVERGAWTSDRPDALLAMANETAGTTALVAGLDPLARLSLEVLATWGRPLEERDFIGTMQSRTAPPTEDALRQALRHLEGLGLAQSRDLTWALAHDTIADELRSVPAPVAAESPAELLFRYWRSAERLTVAVLGQLALIAGRDESSAMAVRLGRAALEAPKVRESGLRGRALGRRLARMCGRPEWEGRILRGFGFWGRQSERARVLATVGGMLLLGAVSWLALRLQPRVVVLTPPMAESGIKIAMPLEVQPRVRVEDGFGRPWRTPLAVAVRTDAGRLFGDTIRTTRDGTAQFERLALQLDAVEASEPARQVHLLVTGPWFVRAARAPMTGVFTGTVGDDFRITKLEVNRVPVGDSLIVDVAAGDSLLVDLTFQYTTVRATANYLVGAAATWEPREDASIRLAGLPRPVHEAWRHVTFSLRAPSAPGNHYVVVLFGLDDTVEHMFASTNWMFGAPRWNDGDDIQDQPPQFYEELRLLGRAKVGHTMRGRLRTRQADVRVGDSVNVTVSPSREEGWEWAIGRAIHVRVRPVR; from the coding sequence ATGCCGACCTCCGCTGACCTGCCCGTGCACCTGAAGTCGTTCGGGGCACCTCAACTCGAGCGACTCGAGGACGGGGTGGCGCACGCTGTCCTCCGCGGCGGCAAACCCCTCGCCCTGCTGATCTACCTCAGCACCCTCGACGGCCGCCCCGACACCCGCGAACATCTCGCCGACCTCCTCTGGGGCGACGAATCCCCGGACCGCTCCCGCGCCTCGCTCCGCCAAGCCGTCTACGCGCTCAAGCAAGCCCTCGGCGACGAGATCCTCCGTAGCGACCGCGAGTTCCTCTCCGTCGACATCGAGCGGCTGCCCAGCGACCGCCACGCCTTCCTCGCCGCCTCGCGTCGCAGCGACTTCGACGCGATGCTCGCCGCCTACGGCGGTGCCTTCTGCGACGGGCTGCCGATCGGCGGCGCGGTGGAGTTCGAACGCTGGATGCGCGCCGAGCGGCTGCGCCTGGAACGGCTCTTGTTGGATCAAGCCGCTGGTGTCATCCCGGCGCGACTGGCGGCCGGCGAGAGCGAGGCCGCGCTGCACGTCGCGCGCGAGCTGGATCGCCTGTTCCCCGACCGTTCCGAAGTCGTCGTGCAGCTCTTCGACGCGCTGGTCTCGACGGGCAATCGCATGGAGGCCATCGAGCGCCTGAGCGCCCACGGCGCGCGACTGGCCTCGCAGGAGATGTCGCTGCCGCCGCCGCTGGCCGAGCGCATCGCGCGGGCGCGGCGTGCGGCGGCGGATCCGGCGCACGTGCCGGCGGGGCCGGCGATGGCGCTCGCGACGGTCGGCCAACAGCTCGTGGGCCGCGAGCCGTTGCTCGGTGAGCTCTCGCGCATGGCGGAGAAGTCGCGCGCGGGCGCGGTGCAGCGCGTGCTGCTCTACGGGCCCGCGGGCGTGGGCAAGACGCGCGTGCTCGACGAGCTGGAGGCACGCCTGCGGCTGCGCGGCGCCCGCGTGGTGCGCGTGAGCGTGCAGCCGGCCATGCAGGACGTGCGCTTCGCCGCGCTGGTGGACCTGGTGCGCGCGCTGTGCGCGCTGCCGGGTGCCCTCGGCATCACGGAGCTCTCGGCGACGCAGCTCATCGGCATCGTGCCGGAACTGCGCGAGCGATTTCCCGGCGCGACGATCGCTCGTGCGGTGCGGAGCGACGCCGACCGCCGCCGCGCGCTGCAGGATGCGCTCGCCGACCTGCTGGCGTCGGTGTCCGAGGAACGTCTGGTCGTCGTGATGGTCGACAACCTGCACCACGCGGACGAGGAATCGCTGCTGGTGATCGGCGGGACACGGCCCATCGCCACCAGCCGCCTGCTGCAGCTGTGGACCTCGCGCAACTCGACGGACACCGCGGTGGGCACCGACCTCAGCGTGATCGAGGTCTTGCCCTTCGGCGTCGACGATATCCGCGCGCTGCTCTCGGCGGTGGCCACGCTGCCGGAGATTCCCTGGGCGGACGACCTCGTGGTCGCCCTCGAACGGCGCTCGCGCGGCGTGCCGCAGCTCGTGCTCGCCATGGTGCGCTCGCTCGGCGCGGCGCGCCTGCTGCACGTCGAGCGAGGGGCGTGGACCAGCGATCGGCCCGACGCACTGCTGGCGATGGCCAACGAGACGGCGGGCACGACGGCGCTCGTCGCGGGGCTCGACCCGTTGGCGCGCCTCTCGCTCGAGGTGCTCGCCACCTGGGGACGTCCGCTGGAGGAGCGCGATTTCATCGGGACCATGCAGAGTCGCACGGCGCCTCCCACGGAGGACGCCCTGCGCCAAGCGCTGCGTCATCTCGAAGGACTGGGGCTCGCGCAGTCCCGCGACCTCACCTGGGCCCTGGCGCACGATACCATCGCCGATGAGTTGCGCAGTGTGCCGGCGCCGGTGGCGGCGGAATCGCCGGCGGAGCTGCTGTTCCGCTACTGGCGGAGCGCCGAGCGACTCACCGTGGCGGTGCTGGGCCAACTCGCCCTGATCGCCGGGCGTGATGAATCGTCGGCGATGGCGGTGCGGTTGGGGCGCGCGGCGCTGGAAGCCCCGAAGGTGCGCGAGTCGGGACTGCGCGGCCGCGCCTTGGGGCGCCGCCTCGCGCGCATGTGTGGCCGGCCGGAGTGGGAAGGGCGCATCCTCCGAGGGTTCGGCTTCTGGGGACGCCAATCGGAGCGCGCACGCGTGCTCGCGACGGTTGGTGGCATGCTCCTGTTGGGCGCTGTCTCGTGGCTCGCGTTGCGGCTGCAGCCGCGCGTGGTCGTGCTGACGCCGCCGATGGCGGAATCGGGCATCAAGATCGCGATGCCGCTCGAGGTACAGCCGCGCGTGCGCGTTGAAGACGGATTCGGACGACCCTGGCGTACGCCACTTGCCGTCGCGGTGCGCACGGATGCGGGGCGGCTTTTTGGCGATACCATACGGACCACACGGGACGGCACGGCGCAGTTCGAGCGTCTGGCCTTGCAGCTCGACGCAGTCGAGGCGTCGGAGCCGGCGCGCCAAGTGCATCTGCTCGTGACCGGGCCGTGGTTCGTCCGCGCCGCGCGGGCGCCCATGACCGGTGTGTTCACCGGGACGGTCGGCGATGACTTCCGGATCACCAAGCTGGAGGTGAACCGCGTGCCGGTCGGCGACTCGTTGATCGTGGACGTCGCGGCGGGGGATTCGCTGCTGGTGGATCTGACCTTTCAGTACACCACCGTGCGCGCGACGGCGAACTACCTCGTCGGGGCGGCGGCGACATGGGAGCCTCGCGAGGACGCCTCGATCCGCCTCGCTGGACTGCCGCGGCCCGTGCACGAGGCGTGGCGCCACGTCACGTTCAGCCTGCGTGCCCCGTCGGCGCCGGGCAATCACTACGTCGTGGTGCTGTTCGGCTTGGACGACACCGTCGAGCACATGTTCGCGAGTACGAACTGGATGTTCGGCGCGCCGCGCTGGAATGACGGCGATGACATCCAGGACCAACCGCCGCAGTTCTACGAGGAGCTACGCCTCCTCGGGCGCGCGAAGGTGGGCCACACCATGCGCGGGCGGCTACGCACACGCCAGGCGGATGTGCGCGTCGGCGACTCGGTGAACGTGACGGTCAGCCCGTCGCGTGAAGAGGGGTGGGAATGGGCCATCGGGCGTGCCATCCACGTTCGCGTGCGCCCCGTGCGCTGA
- a CDS encoding DUF58 domain-containing protein — protein sequence MPVGPYGALLDAVRGVRWPARRPVAQGAPGAHQARSRGVAPEFAEYRPYRQGDDPKRLDWKLLARSDKAFVRLAPDHAVLGTTLLLDASASMAFPESEPNKWLQAKRLVVGLAAVTHASGDPVGVSIATADGLRRLEPRTRAGIVGDIARSVDVVQPGGAPPLADAVTSAAARVLVVTDCLGDLEMLRRALARHIARGGEAWLVHVVSAAELEPAADPMLAVDPEDASRQRPLFAATRAGYQAQFAEFRAATARALRADGVQYVEVRDDEPSEAAVRRIARPPETAR from the coding sequence ATGCCGGTCGGCCCGTACGGCGCGTTGCTCGACGCCGTGCGCGGCGTGCGTTGGCCCGCGCGGCGGCCGGTCGCGCAGGGCGCGCCTGGGGCGCACCAAGCCCGCTCGCGCGGCGTCGCGCCGGAGTTCGCCGAGTACCGGCCGTATCGGCAGGGCGATGATCCGAAGCGACTGGACTGGAAACTGCTCGCCCGCAGCGACAAGGCCTTCGTGCGGCTCGCGCCCGATCACGCGGTGCTCGGCACCACGCTGCTGCTCGACGCGAGTGCGTCGATGGCGTTCCCGGAGAGTGAGCCGAACAAGTGGCTGCAGGCGAAGCGCCTCGTCGTGGGGCTCGCGGCGGTGACGCACGCCAGTGGCGATCCGGTTGGCGTGTCGATTGCCACGGCGGACGGCCTGCGGCGCTTGGAGCCGCGGACGCGCGCGGGTATCGTGGGCGACATCGCGCGCAGCGTCGACGTCGTGCAACCCGGTGGTGCGCCGCCGCTCGCCGATGCGGTGACCTCGGCGGCTGCGCGTGTCCTTGTGGTGACCGATTGCCTCGGCGACCTCGAGATGCTGCGCCGGGCGCTCGCGCGGCATATCGCACGGGGCGGTGAGGCGTGGCTGGTGCATGTGGTCTCCGCGGCAGAGCTAGAGCCTGCCGCGGATCCGATGCTCGCCGTGGACCCGGAGGATGCCAGTCGACAGCGGCCGTTGTTCGCGGCGACGCGCGCCGGGTATCAGGCGCAGTTCGCGGAGTTCCGGGCGGCGACGGCCCGCGCGCTGCGAGCGGATGGCGTGCAGTACGTCGAGGTGCGCGATGACGAGCCGAGCGAGGCGGCGGTGCGGCGCATCGCGCGTCCGCCGGAGACCGCGCGATGA
- a CDS encoding EAL domain-containing protein, with the protein MPALPSPPPALSCRACRDGAGLDFAITMAFQPIVDVEAKTVFAHEALVRGLHGEGAADVLAKVNDHNRYRFDQAARVAAISVAAELQLSTPVSINFLPNAVYRPETCIRVTLEAAAELGFPTSQIIFEVNEAEPIGDRAHLKGIFAEYKRKGFKTAIDDFGAGYAGLALLADFEPDLIKLDMALIRNIHQDRTRRAIIAGTLQTCASLDITVIAEGVETDDEVAVLRDMGVRLFQGYRFGRPATRAIPEPTW; encoded by the coding sequence GTGCCCGCCCTGCCCTCCCCTCCGCCCGCCCTGAGCTGCCGCGCCTGCCGAGACGGCGCAGGCCTCGACTTCGCCATCACCATGGCCTTCCAGCCCATCGTGGACGTGGAGGCCAAGACGGTCTTCGCGCACGAGGCGCTCGTGCGGGGCCTCCACGGCGAGGGCGCCGCGGACGTGCTGGCGAAGGTCAACGACCACAATCGCTATCGCTTCGACCAAGCCGCGCGCGTGGCGGCGATCAGCGTCGCCGCCGAGCTGCAGCTGTCGACGCCGGTCTCGATCAACTTCCTGCCGAACGCGGTGTACCGCCCCGAGACCTGCATCCGCGTCACACTCGAGGCCGCCGCCGAACTCGGCTTCCCCACCTCGCAGATCATCTTCGAGGTCAACGAAGCCGAACCCATCGGCGACCGGGCGCATCTCAAGGGCATCTTCGCCGAGTACAAGCGGAAGGGCTTCAAGACCGCCATCGACGACTTCGGGGCCGGCTACGCGGGCCTTGCCCTGCTGGCGGATTTCGAGCCCGACCTCATCAAGCTCGACATGGCCTTGATCCGCAACATCCACCAGGACCGCACGCGCCGCGCGATCATCGCGGGCACGCTGCAGACCTGCGCGTCACTCGACATCACGGTGATCGCCGAGGGCGTGGAGACGGACGACGAGGTTGCCGTGCTGCGCGACATGGGCGTGCGGCTTTTCCAGGGCTACCGCTTCGGGCGGCCAGCGACGCGCGCCATTCCTGAGCCGACCTGGTAG
- a CDS encoding GAF domain-containing protein, producing MPRRKRWQLPDAPPTPAAEDSTGRVLAEIAHAVLNANDARDAYQFALDRACPAVGAALGAVFLLEGAAEVMRPVAAHNWPDRWRRWLGEMRVRVGFGPAGEAAAERRLIEVGDVFADPALEDWQDVARELGFHGIVSVPLAGPAGLAGAASFYFATPGAQRPGTKAMLRVVGDLLATAHELERLRRQLRLAEAALEDERSAVAPRRGDSEATDV from the coding sequence ATGCCCCGCCGCAAGCGCTGGCAACTCCCCGACGCGCCGCCCACGCCGGCGGCCGAGGACTCGACGGGTCGCGTCTTGGCGGAGATCGCCCACGCCGTCCTCAACGCCAACGACGCCCGCGACGCGTACCAGTTCGCGCTGGATCGCGCCTGCCCGGCCGTCGGGGCGGCGCTCGGGGCGGTGTTCCTCCTGGAGGGGGCCGCCGAGGTCATGCGCCCCGTGGCCGCGCACAATTGGCCTGATCGCTGGCGCCGCTGGCTGGGGGAGATGCGTGTGCGTGTCGGCTTCGGGCCGGCCGGCGAGGCGGCCGCCGAGCGCCGCCTCATCGAGGTCGGCGACGTGTTCGCCGACCCCGCGCTCGAGGACTGGCAGGACGTGGCGCGCGAACTCGGCTTCCACGGCATCGTCTCCGTGCCCCTCGCCGGCCCGGCTGGCCTCGCCGGAGCGGCCAGCTTCTACTTCGCGACGCCTGGGGCGCAGCGCCCGGGGACGAAGGCCATGCTCCGCGTCGTCGGCGACCTCCTGGCCACGGCCCACGAGTTGGAGAGGCTCCGACGCCAGTTGCGGCTCGCCGAGGCCGCGCTCGAGGACGAACGCTCCGCGGTGGCGCCGCGTAGAGGGGACAGCGAAGCAACCGACGTGTAG
- a CDS encoding AAA family ATPase encodes MSAASVAPQPDRDALLAAAQRLRAEVGKRIVGQHEVLDEILMALVAGGHALLVGVPGLAKTLMIRSVAEAMSLDFRRIQFTPDLVPSDITGTELLEEDTQTGHRAFRFVQGPVFANIVLADEINRAPPRTQAALLEAMQEHRVTAAGATMPLPEPFFVLATQNPIEQEGTYPLPEAQLDRFLFDIRIGYPGADEEVAILRATTGVDNAPLAPMLDAHQVRDLQRMTREVAAADAALRYAAALARATRPSGDEATPLVKQYVRWGAGPRAGQALILGAKAAALLAGRPNVAPADIRRVARPVLRHRVLPNFAAEAEGITAERIVEDLLERVPEPRGLTGI; translated from the coding sequence CTGAGCGCTGCATCCGTCGCCCCGCAGCCTGATCGCGACGCCCTGCTGGCCGCCGCGCAGCGTCTGCGCGCGGAGGTCGGCAAGCGCATCGTCGGGCAGCATGAGGTGCTCGACGAGATCCTGATGGCGCTGGTTGCCGGCGGCCACGCGCTGCTGGTCGGCGTGCCCGGGCTCGCGAAGACGCTGATGATCCGCTCGGTGGCCGAGGCCATGTCCCTCGACTTCCGGCGCATCCAGTTCACGCCCGATCTGGTGCCCAGCGACATCACCGGAACCGAGCTGTTGGAGGAGGACACGCAGACGGGCCATCGCGCGTTCCGTTTCGTGCAGGGCCCGGTGTTCGCGAACATCGTCCTCGCGGACGAGATCAACCGCGCACCGCCGCGCACGCAGGCCGCATTGCTCGAAGCCATGCAGGAGCATCGCGTGACGGCGGCTGGCGCGACGATGCCGCTGCCGGAGCCGTTCTTCGTGCTCGCCACGCAGAATCCCATCGAGCAGGAAGGCACGTACCCGCTGCCCGAGGCGCAGCTCGACCGCTTCCTCTTCGACATTCGCATCGGGTATCCCGGGGCGGACGAAGAAGTCGCGATCCTGCGGGCCACGACGGGCGTCGACAACGCGCCGCTCGCGCCGATGCTCGATGCCCACCAAGTGCGTGACCTGCAGCGCATGACGCGTGAGGTCGCCGCCGCGGATGCGGCGCTGCGCTACGCGGCCGCGCTCGCCCGCGCCACGCGGCCGTCCGGCGACGAAGCGACGCCGCTCGTGAAGCAGTATGTCCGCTGGGGCGCCGGGCCGCGCGCCGGTCAGGCGCTGATTCTCGGGGCGAAGGCAGCGGCACTGCTCGCCGGCCGGCCGAATGTGGCGCCGGCGGACATCCGTCGCGTCGCGCGCCCGGTGCTGCGGCATCGCGTGCTGCCGAACTTCGCGGCCGAGGCCGAAGGGATCACGGCGGAGCGCATCGTCGAGGACCTGCTCGAGCGCGTGCCCGAACCCCGCGGCCTCACCGGGATCTGA